One segment of Brassica napus cultivar Da-Ae chromosome C3, Da-Ae, whole genome shotgun sequence DNA contains the following:
- the LOC111202946 gene encoding uncharacterized protein LOC111202946: MTSPPQPPPEILVVIERTARVVAQLGLEHEKLILEANRCIENAPYKPPGSKTVLEVERSGFLKSCDHPYHQVYRKKRDAYFAQCQDGVIHFLRPKFDDDDDLKPPPNRDDPPPPPHPPPDDITPIDLGLVKVTALFVARYGQQFWHALIDMPMCPHFSFLKSSDKTFSYYNGLVGLYHRVLRPFPPDADEAPLGEFFRYVQLEKLHQKVTDLHALAYGLDCMDDRDASPLAMPPSFSLMTMPHHPNQDEDDIQPQCEPDPIPPYMFPERISLEELVIIKLTAFFVSRYGQCFLRALMMREVSNPHFDFLFFRWDQRPQFPSMEPAEIRSHVFNVLVYAYSKILMPSKRANDPGFCSVVVLAVFSSRLLRLEKPKLGEGVKTRAIIDLHAFVAGVDYLAHMHEPQYSGIMSPPQRLSVMIKNLQSPLQTPHPGILVLLPLGRKLSDYPQCSRSMCSHLEYTFPQSIGPDELGVIKLTALFVTRYGMSFMEALMKIAPTEFEFLKLTHSRRALFFAFIDVYSSVLKPFTKGGDHLAMALEFFFYCLQLNKLKKGVAVMELSAFLSGVDHFAWMDVNGYSAIVAAPECRSVMMNRLTQIDTGGGLDQPPTLRTPFSFPSNYYRFSSPHDIAIIKLTAVFVARYGVRICRELKKKLDARTVLKFMEPSDELFHFYEVAVHAYSNILEGSDDADTETVIERYFHCVQWEEQKEEGSMTFDDDLYGFVEAVDCFAQLEDGYFFQMMGNIHLHLVRPCDCLYEQTSSSEPKRRKVDESSSVIEDSSTIKVWVPTVYGRKVIKIAVGSLSEKVSSLKEKIANEIQMPAKDLKLRGKEGVLKGDKSLAQNDVETGEILTLTWRISRWY, from the exons atgacgTCGCCACCACAACCTCCTCCAGAAATCTTAGTAGTGATTGAGAGAACAGCACGTGTGGTAGCCCAGTTGGGCTTAGAGCATGAGAAGTTAATCTTGGAAGCCAATCGTTGTATTGAGAATGCACCTTACAAGCCGCCTGGTAGCAAGACTGTATTGGAGGTTGAAAGGTCCGGCTTTTTGAAGAGTTGTGATCATCCCTATCACCAAGTCTACAGGAAAAAGCGCGATGCATACTTTGCTCAGTGCCAAGATGGGGTGATTCATTTCCTACGACCTAAattcgatgatgatgatgatctcaaGCCTCCTCCCAATAGGGACgaccctcctcctcctcctcaccCTCCTCCAGATGACATCACACCCATCGACCTCGGTTTGGTTAAGGTCACTGCTCTGTTTGTGGCGCGCTACGGCCAACAGTTTTGGCACGCTTTGATCGACATGCCCATGTGCCCCCATTTCAGCTTTTTGAAGTCTTCTGACAAGACATTCAGTTACTACAACGGACTTGTTGGTCTGTATCATAGAGTCCTAAGGCCTTTTCCTCCTGATGCTGATGAAGCTCCTCTTGGGGAGTTTTTCCGCTATGTTCAGTTGGAGAAGCTGCATCAGAAAGTCACTGATTTGCATGCTTTGGCGTATGGTCTTGACTGCATGGACGACCGAGATGCTTCTCCTCTTGCCATGCCACCCTCCTTTTCACTTATGACTATGCCTCATCATCCTAATCAAGATGAGGATGACATCCAACCCCAGTGTGAACCTGATCCCATTCCCCCATATATGTTTCCCGAAAGGATTTCACTAGAAGAGCTAGTTATCATTAAGCTTACTGCATTCTTTGTGTCTCGGTACGGTCAATGTTTTCTTCGGGCGCTGATGATGAGAGAGGTTTCCAACCCTCACTTTGACTTTCTGTTTTTCCGTTGGGATCAAAGGCCTCAGTTTCCGTCAATGGAGCCAGCTGAAATCAGGTCCCATGTTTTCAATGTGCTTGTTTATGCCTATTCAAAAATACTAATGCCTTCCAAAAGGGCCAACGACCCTGGTTTCTGTTCGGTGGTCGTTCTTGCTGTTTTTTCTTCCCGtcttcttcgacttgagaagcCGAAGCTGGGGGAGGGAGTGAAGACTAGGGCTATCATTGATTTGCATGCCTTTGTGGCAGGTGTGGACTATCTTGCTCACATGCATGAGCCGCAGTATTCTGGTATCATGTCACCACCTCAACGCCTTTCAGTTATGATAAAGAACCTGCAGTCACCACTACAAACGCCGCATCCTGGTATACTTGTTCTGCTTCCCCTGGGACGTAAGCTCAGTGACTACCCTCAATGCTCAAGGTCCATGTGTAGCCACCTTGAATACACATTTCCTCAATCGATTGGACCCGATGAGCTTGGTGTTATCAAGCTCACAGCGCTGTTTGTAACAAGGTATGGGATGTCTTTTATGGAGGCTTTGATGAAGATAGCGCCTACTGAGTTTGAGTTTCTGAAGCTAACTCATAGCAGGAGAGCGCTCTTTTTCGCGTTTATTGACGTGTATTCCAGTGTATTGAAGCCTTTCACAAAGGGCGGTGATCATTTGGCCATGGCTCTTGAGTTTTTCTTCTACTGTCTTCAGTTGAATAAGCTTAAAAAGGGAGTGGCTGTGATGGAATTGTCGGCTTTTTTGAGTGGTGTTGATCATTTTGCATGGATGGATGTTAATGGCTACTCTGCTATCGTGGCTGCACCTGAATGCCGTTCAGTGATGATGAACCGGCTAACGCAGATTGATACTGGTGGTGGTCTTGATCAGCCTCCAACTCTAAGAACTCCCTTCTCGTTTCCTTCTAACTATTATCGATTTTCCTCACCCCATGATATAGCTATCATTAAGCTGACAGCTGTGTTTGTGGCACGGTATGGGGTGCGCATTTGTCGGGAATTGAAGAAGAAATTGGATGCAAGAACAGTTTTAAAGTTTATGGAACCAAGTGATGAATTGTTCCATTTTTATGAGGTAGCTGTTCATGCATATTCCAACATATTAGAGGGTTCAGATGATGCTGATACAGAGACAGTTATTGAGAGATACTTCCATTGTGTTCAATGGGAGGAGCAAAAGGAAGAAGGGTCAATGACTTTTGATGATGATTTGTATGGTTTTGTGGAGGCTGTTGACTGCTTTGCTCAGTTGGAGGATGGATACTTTTTTCAGATGATGGGGAACATCCATCTCCATCTAGTACGTCCGTGTGATTGTCTTTATGAACAGACCTCTTCATCAGAGCCAAAGAGACGAAAGGTTGACGAGTCATCTAGTGTTATAgag gatTCCTCGACGATCAAGGTGTGGGTTCCAACAGTGTATGGAAGGAAAGTCATTAAAATAGCAGTGGGGTCGTTATCGGAAAAGGTGTCGAGTTTGAAGGAGAAAATAGCCAATGAGATTCAAATGCCAGCAAAGGATCTGAAGTTACGTGGCAAAGAAGGGGTATTGAAGGGGGACAAGTCACTAGCACAAAACGATGTTGAAACAGGAGAAATCCTCACCCTGACTTGGCGCATTTCTAGGTGGTATTAG
- the LOC111203104 gene encoding pentatricopeptide repeat-containing protein At1g77405-like, with amino-acid sequence MDPKKASLGLQKATEFFFWIEAHLQRHGVFVHQTTLKVSGSFSGESLDGGRSVVTMASITCLMKCLGEEGFVKEALARMKEYHCKPDDVYAYNTIINALCRVGNFKKARFLLQLPITVDMGRIRRRMWEANRMFREMLFRVFAPDVYYSVTNEIERGVEMMGHGVPVSSTNTPLIHALLETRRVAEARGDGGGRVGS; translated from the exons ATGGATCCTAAGAAAGCGTCTCTCGGTTTGCAGAAAGCAACGGAGTTCTTCTTCTGGATCGAGGCGCACTTGCAGAGACATGGCGTGTTTGTTCACCAAACGACTTTAAAGGTCTCTGGGAGTTTCTCCGGCGAGTCTCTCGACGGAGGAAGAAGTGTTGTCACCATGGCGTCTATAAcctgtttgatgaaatgtctagGAGAAGAAGGTTTTGTGAAAGAGGCGTTAGCTAGGATGAAAGAGTATCACTGCAAACCCGATGATGTTTACGCTTACAATACAATCATCAACGCTCTTTGCAGAGTAGGGAACTTCAAAAAGGCTAGATTCCTGTTGCAGTTACCGATAACTGTAGATATGGGACGCATAAGGAGGAGGATGTGGGAAGCTAATAGAATGTTTAGGGAAATGCTGTTCAGAGTGTTTGCACCTGATGTG TATTACAGTGTGACCAATGAGATAGAACGTGGGGTTGAGATGATGGGTCACGGTGTACCTGTTTCAAGCACGAACACGCCGCTGATTCACGCTCTTCTTGAGACAAGGAGAGTGGCAGAGGCTCGTGGAGATGGTGGAGGCCGGGTTGGTTCCTAG